The following proteins are co-located in the Solanum pennellii chromosome 1, SPENNV200 genome:
- the LOC107008510 gene encoding SH3 domain-containing protein 2: MEAIRKQATRLREQVARQQQAVLKQFGAGGYGSDLVTDEAEMQQHHKLERLYISTRAAKHFQRDIVRGVEGYIVTGSKQVEIGTKLSEDSRKYGAENTCTSGTTLSKAALGFSRARAQMEKERGNLLKALGTQVAEPLRAMVMGAPLEDARHLAQRYDRMRQEAEAQAVEVSRRQAKLREGTGHPDMAYKLEAAETKLDDLKSNTNTLGKEAAAAMAAVEAQQQRLTLQRLIAMVESERSYHQRILQILDQLEAEMLSERQRIEAAPAPAPPVDTMPPPPSYEEVNGVSTSPVQNGSTDNMGYFLGEVMYPYQAESDVELNLSVGEYIVIRKVSNNGWAEGECKGRAGWFPFGYIERRDRVLASKVAEVF; encoded by the exons ATGGAAGCGATCCGAAAGCAAGCTACAAGGCTCAGGGAACAGGTCGCTCGCCAACAGCAA GCTGTCCTCAAGCAGTTTGGGGCTGGGGGATATGGTTCAGATCTTGTGACTGATGAAGCTGAGATGCAGCAGCATCATAAGCTCGAAAGGCTTTACATATCCACTCGTGCTGCAAAG CATTTTCAAAGGGATATTGTCCGTGGTGTTGAAGGCTATATTGTTACTGGGTCTAAACAAGTTGAAATAG GAACTAAACTGTCAGAAGATAGTAGGAAATATGGCGCTGAAAATACATGTACAAGTGGTACTACATTGTCAAAAGCTGCATTAGGTTTTTCACGTGCTCGTGCTCAGATGGAGAAGGAGCGAGGGAATCTATTGAAAGCCCTTGGAACACAG GTTGCAGAACCATTAAGGGCCATGGTGATGGGAGCCCCATTGGAAGATGCTCGACATCTAGCTCAAAGATATGACAGAATGCGGCAAGAGGCAGAAGCACAG GCTGTTGAAGTATCCAGACGACAAGCTAAATTGAGAGAAGGAACAGGTCATCCTGACATGGCATACAAACTGGAAGCAGCTGAAACAAAGCTAGACGACTTGAAGTCAAACACAAATACATTAGGAAAAGAAGCCGCAGCAGCTATGGCTGCTGTTGAAGCTCAGCAGCAAAGATTGACTCTCCAACGATTGATTGCCATG GTTGAATCAGAACGGTCATACCATCAGAGAATCCTTCAAATTCTTGATCAGCTAGAAGCTGAG ATGTTATCAGAGCGCCAACGTATTGAAGCAGCTCCTGCTCCTGCTCCTCCCGTGGATACTATGCCTCCACCTCCCTCATATGAAGAAGTAAATGGTGTCTCTACTTCACCCGTACAAAATGGATCAACTGATAATATGGGTTACTTTCTCGGAGAA GTCATGTACCCATATCAAGCTGAATCTGATGTAGAGCTTAATTTGTCTGTTGGAGAATATATCGTTATTCGCAAG GTTTCCAACAATGGTTGGGCCGAAGGTGAATGCAAGGGCAGAGCAGGATGGTTCCCTTTTGGTTACATTGAAAGAAGGGATCGCGTCCTAGCTAGCAAGGTGGCCGAAGTTTTCTGA
- the LOC107008577 gene encoding GATA transcription factor 5, giving the protein MELIEARALKSSFLSDMAMKNTQQVFLDDIWCVTGINNGASEDFSVDDLLDFSDKDFKDPELHEDDEKTSFSGSSQRRNSQDSTFSGMESFGSLAGELPIPVDEMENLEWLSQFVDDTPSEFSLLCPAESFKDKTGGFTESRSEPVVRPVVKKTRVPCFPLPFPVKPRSKRSRQAGRTWSFPSTAVSGDSSSPTSSSYGSSPFPSGFFTNPVYDGDLFCSVEKPPLKKPKKNPSAETGSGRRCTHCQVQKTPQWRAGPLGPKTLCNACGVRYKSGRLFPEYRPACSPTFSLEVHSNSHRKVLEMRRKKETGELIDSGLASMISTC; this is encoded by the exons atggAGTTGATTGAAGCAAGAGCATTGAAATCCAGTTTTCTCTCAGATATGGCTATGAAAAATACCCAACAAGTTTTTCTTGACGATATATGGTGTGTAACAGGGATTAATAATGGAGCGAGTGAGGATTTTTCAGTTGATGATCTTTTGGATTTTTCTGACAAAGATTTCAAAGACCCAGAACTGCATGAAGATGATGAGAAAACCTCCTTTTCTGGGTCTTCTCAGAGAAGAAATTCACAGGATTCTACTTTTTCCGGCATGGAAAGCTTTGGTTCTTTAGCCGGCGAACTCCCTATTCCG GTTGATGAAATGGAGAATCTTGAATGGTTATCCCAATTTGTGGATGATACTCCGTCGGAATTTTCGTTGTTGTGTCCTGCCGAAAGTTTCAAGGACAAAACCGGTGGTTTTACAGAGTCCCGGTCTGAACCGGTGGTTAGACCAGTTGTTAAGAAAACGAGAGTTCCATGTTTCCCTTTACCGTTTCCTGTGAAACCGAGAAGCAAACGGTCCAGACAGGCCGGAAGAACATGGTCTTTTCCGTCGACGGCAGTTTCAGGAGACTCTTCTTCTCCAACTTCTTCGTCGTACGGTTCTTCACCGTTTCCGTCTGGTTTTTTCACGAACCCGGTTTATGACGGTGACTTGTTTTGTAGCGTAGAAAAGCCACCGTTGAAGAAACCAAAAAAGAATCCATCAGCAGAGACCGGTTCAGGCCGTCGGTGTACTCATTGTCAGGTTCAAAAAACACCCCAGTGGCGAGCCGGTCCATTGGGTCCAAAAACTTTGTGCAACGCTTGTGGTGTTAGATACAAATCCGGTCGGCTTTTTCCTGAGTATAGACCGGCTTGTAGTCCAACTTTTTCTTTAGAAGTTCACTCAAATAGCCACCGGAAAGTTTTGGAGATGCGGCGGAAGAAGGAAACCGGTGAGCTTATTGACTCCGGTTTAGCTTCTATGATTTCAACttgttga
- the LOC107029449 gene encoding protein FMP32, mitochondrial-like, whose protein sequence is MAAVKRVVPLGVNYGISLSKLGGINNVAINVHAASLLVNRSQCIADGYNFKFYSSYSSKSSAHNKFGYRQMCQMVKLDGKRAFLVDTLAMVRRLEAQGVPSKQAEAITSAITEVLNDSLENISNSFVSLAEMQKSDLVQEANLSKFKSLLQNSQENHLSLLQHETEKFRNDIEKVRTELRYEIDKLTAGQRLDLNLERGSIRDELAKQSTGTTYLTNKLDREIHAMRAQLEAGKYEVIKYCIGSLVSISAVGLAVLRLYT, encoded by the exons ATGGCTGCTGTTAAGCGAGTGGTTCCATTAGGTGTTAATTACGGTATTAGTTTGTCCAAATTGGGAGGGATTAACAATGTAGCCATTAATGTTCATGCAGCTTCATTGCTTGTAAATAGGTCTCAATGCATAGCCGATggatataatttcaaattttacagTTCGTATTCGTCTAAATCTTCTGCTCATAACAAGTTTGGGTATAGGCAGATGTGTCAAATGGTTAAGCTGGATGGAAAACGTGCCTTTCTCGTTGATACATTAGCTATG GTTCGTAGATTAGAAGCACAAGGTGTACCTTCAAAGCAGGCAGAGGCAATAACTTCTGCGATCACTGAGGTTTTAAACGACAGCTTGGAAAATATTTCTAATTCTTTTGTTTCACTAGCCGAAATGCAGAAA TCTGATTTGGTTCAAGAAGCCAATCTTTCCAAGTTCAAATCCCTACTACAAAATTCTCAG GAAAATCATCTGTCTCTATTGCAACATGAAACTGAAAAGTTTCGGAATGATATTGAGAAAGTGCGTACTGAATTGAG GTATGAGATTGATAAGCTTACTGCTGGTCAACGTTTGGATTTAAATCTCGAAAGAGG AAGCATTCGCGATGAACTTGCCAAGCAGAGTACAGGGACCACCTACCTTACAAACAAGCTAGATCGA GAAATCCATGCCATGAGGGCCCAACTTGAAGCTGGAAAATATGAAGTGATCAAATATTGTATAGGAAGCCTTGTGTCCATCTCAGCTGTTGGCCTTGCTGTGCTTCGATTATATACTTAA
- the LOC107013038 gene encoding protein CHROMOSOME TRANSMISSION FIDELITY 7-like, which yields MQSKINNFFKPLSSSPTCKSTNPSQCCMAEFDYGRVQPEILVTYQRRPQNSICEKNGASTDEASKEIDSENIVPNLGVMKSGEVLNKKRKYAQFYLEMGQSDFCLHTCTVCGFKYARGDEEDEKFHKTSHKNYTHGIPFKGWRNERNLRIPSLEIGRIILVLDDDPPPQRNKVQEVLKMMEMELGDGWIYHQLCKVYMFISSQRISGCLVAERIKKAYKILSKPVGSRCNVSPEKEVRRTSTTLQFGGVSFQREMIGRNHSTRSREQSDESVIGIVLCEKQAVSALCGIRAIWVTPSNRRKQIASYLLDAARETFCKDLVLKRSELAYSQPTSVGRAFISSYMNSHSFLVYTPFSDVQ from the exons ATGCAATCGAAGATTAACAACTTTTTCAAGCCCTTGTCTTCATCCCCTACATGCAAGAGTACAAACCCATCTCAATGTTGCATGGCTGAGTTCGATTATGGGAGGGTACAGCCAGAAATTCTGGTCACATACCAGCGAAGACCTCAAAATTCAATTTG TGAAAAGAATGGTGCGTCAACTGATGAAGCATCCAAGGAAATAGACTCGGAGAATATTGTGCCAAACCTAGGGGTGATGAAGTCAGGGGAAGTTCTGAATAAGAAGAGAAAGTATGCCCAATTCTATTTGGAAATGGGTCAGTCTGATTTTTGTTTACACACTTGTACTGTCTGTGGCTTCAAGTATGCCAGAGGTGATGAAGAGGACGAAAAGTTCCATAAGACGTCTCACAAGAATTATACGCATGGTATTCCATTTAAG GGTTGGCGGAATGAAAGAAACCTTCGAATTCCTTCACTTGAAATTGGAAGAATTATCCTGGTGCTGGATGATGACCCTCCTCCTCAGAGAAACAAG GTACAGGAAGTTCTGAAGATGATGGAGATGGAACTTGGAGATGGGTGGATATATCATCAGCTATGCAAG GTGTATATGTTTATATCTTCCCAAAGGATATCTGGATGTCTTGTAGCAGAGCGCATAAAGAAGGCTTATAAGATTCTCTCAAAACCAGTGGGCAGCAGGTGTAATGTTTCACCTGAGAAGGAAGTGAGACGGACTTCAACCACACTCCAATTTGGGGGAGTGAGTTTCCAGAGGGAAATGATAGGAAGAAATCACTCAACCAGAAGTCGTGAACAGTCAGATGAAAGCGTCATTGGAATAGTCTTGTGTGAGAAGCAAGCTGTATCTGCATTATGTGGTATTAGAGCCATTTGGGTTACTCCCTCCAACAGAAGAAAACAGATAGCCAGCTATTTGCTGGATGCTGCTAG GGAAACTTTTTGCAAGGATTTAGTTCTTAAACGCTCAGAGTTAGCCTATTCTCAGCCAACCTCAGTTGGAAGGGCCTTCATCTCCAGTTATATGAACAGTCACTCATTCTTGGTTTATACACCTTTTTCTGATGTGCAGTAa